In the genome of Lacerta agilis isolate rLacAgi1 chromosome 2, rLacAgi1.pri, whole genome shotgun sequence, one region contains:
- the LOC117042072 gene encoding L-amino-acid oxidase-like: MKARRPWFFSAPAVAFGDPSGPRTMGRLVLLGLATLFLMRKSTPSPLERCFEDPEYEGLLDIAKDGLGKAEEPRRIAIVGAGVAGLTAGKVLLDAGHKVTILEASSCVGGRMETYRDPEGGWYVDLGPRRLPFSHRIVREYVAKYGLKLNYYSDGNGNTWYLVNNIRARVKEVEKNPDILGYPVDPSERGKSAVELYYEALKPIEEDLARSNCSHVLEKYDAYSLKAYLIEKGNLSHAAVRMIGDLMNLSAEFSRSFIEFLREVFLFTHEKRYDEIAGGFDMLPRAIHQSLPAGAVMLNSTVAEILREGDTVSVLYHPSSSLESSGTILADYVIVTSTAEATRLIRFHPPLSPAKTQALRSLRSTGATKVALACAKKFWEEEGEEIYGGTSTSDLPSRITTYPNRNFSGGLGVILGSQTYGDDSEFFAPLSPQQAVGVVLRDLSTIHRRPLEELRRLCSRWVVKKWNLDPHAMGAFTLLWPYQLSEHAEALARKEGRVYFAGEHTALPHGWIDTAMKSALRAARDVHQHAGAQGCGHETGIFGDQGSSSEVVNLLDPL, translated from the exons TGCTGCTGGGCCTTGCCACTCTGTTCCTGATGCGGAAGAGCACGCCCAGCCCCTTGGAGAGATGTTTTGAGGATCCAGAATATGAGGGGCTGCTGGATATCGCTAAGGATGGGTTGGGCAAAGCTGAAGAACCAAGGCGGATTGCGATTGTGGGAGCCGGGGTTGCTGGACTTACAGCTGGGAAAGTGCTGCTGGACGCTGGACACAAG gtgacaATTCTAGAAGCCAGCAGCTGCGTGGGAGGCAGGATGGAGACTTACCGTGATCCCGAGGGGGGCTGGTATGTGGATTTGGGCCCGAGGCGCCTGCCTTTCAGCCACAG AATTGTCCGGGAATATgttgcaaaatatggcctgaaatTAAACTATTATTCAGATGGCAATGGCAACACCTGGTACCTGGTGAACAATATCCGAGCCAGAGTCAAAGAGGTGGAGAAGAATCCAGACATTCTGGGATACCCTGTAGATCCCTCCGAACGTGGGAAGTCTGCTGTGGAGCTGTATTATGAAGCGTTGAAACCA ATAGAAGAGGACTTGGCGAGATCAAACTGCAGCCATGTGCTTGAAAAATACGATGCCTATTCTCTCAAG GCATATCTGATTGAAAAGGGAAATCTAAGCCATGCAGCCGTCCGAATGATTGGAGACCTGATGAACCTGAGCGCCGAGTTTTCCCGCAGTTTCATTGAATTCCTCCGAGAAGTTTTCCTGTTTACCCATGAAAAGAG GTATGATGAGATTGCTGGTGGGTTCGATATGCTGCCCAGGGCTATTCACCAGTCGCTCCCAGCTGGCGCTGTGATGCTCAACAGCACCGTGGCGGAGATCCTCAGAGAAGGGGACACAGTGTCGGTACTCTACCACCCTTCCAGCTCCCTGGAGtcgtcaggcaccatcctggctgACTACGTCATTGTCACGTCCACGGCAGAGGCCACACGCCTCATCCGCTTCCACCCTCCCCTCTCGCCTGCCAAGACCCAGGCGCTTCGTTCTCTGCGCTCCACGGGAGCCACCAAAGTGGCCTTGGCCTGTGCTAAGAAGttctgggaggaagaaggagaagagatcTACGGTGGAACCTCCACCAGTGACCTGCCCTCCAGGATCACCACTTACCCCAACCGCAACTTCTCTGGCGGCCTGGGTGTCATCCTGGGCTCCCAGACATACGGGGATGACTCGGAGTTTTTCGCCCCCCTCAGCCCCCAACAGGCTGTCGGGGTGGTTCTGAGGGACTTGTCCACTATCCACCGGCGCCCCCTGGAAGAGCTGAGGCGTCTTTGCAGCCGGTGGGTGGTCAAAAAATGGAACCTGGACCCCCACGCCATGGGGGCCTTCACCCTCTTATGGCCTTACCAGCTGAGTGAACACGCAGAGGCCCTCGCCCGCAAGGAGGGGAGGGTCTATTTTGCCGGGGAGCACACGGCTTTGCCACATGGTTGGATTGACACTGCGATGAAATCGGCCCTGAGGGCAGCCAGGGATGTCCACCAGCACGCAGGGGCACAGGGTTGTGGTCATGAGACAGGCATTTTTGGTGACCAAGGGAGTAGCTCGGAAGTTGTAAACCTCCTTGATCCGTTGTAA